A section of the Triticum dicoccoides isolate Atlit2015 ecotype Zavitan chromosome 7A, WEW_v2.0, whole genome shotgun sequence genome encodes:
- the LOC119333433 gene encoding zinc finger matrin-type protein 1-like has translation MRDAERETTLLPNPCPMELARRAAHRADAGDIYGIPTPSADEQMTIQELHRELLHEKIRQRIIVDELAKQQELEAEFQRELLNSDVDARFRQITMPHHGTSPLPHDEPLDVPVSIARRPVKDRTVEWDRPPRCRPASEEDAPIVGAKQHKNALSGMKRKRTAETPSLICSICDAKCYRETDLQNHLRGRRHQENIEALQGEGKGAEARLHEKEVPQLADKNLKPMPTWFCSICDANCTSQSDLKNHLRGRRHQQNIEALQGDGKDPEVSRWMCSICNANCTSQSDLESHLRGRRHQENIEALQGDGKDPEVSGWMCDICNANCTSQSDFESHLRGRRHQEKIEALEGDGRRHQENIEADDKGTEASRWMCDICNANCTSQSDLKSHLRGRRHQENIEALQGDGKGTEVSRWMCNICNANCLSRSDFESHLRGRRHQSNLQA, from the exons ATGCGTGATGCGGAGAGAGAAACCACTCTTCTACCAAACCCTTGCCCCATGGAACTCGCCCGCCGAGCCGCTCATCGGGCCGACGCCGGCGACATCTACGGCATTCCCACCCCTTCCGCTGATG AGCAGATGACGATACAAGAGCTCCACCGGGAACTCTTGCACGAGAAAATCCGCCAGCGAATCATCGTGGACGAACTGGCCAAGCAGCAGGAGCTGGAGGCTGAGTTCCAGCGCGAACTCTTGAACAGTGATGTTGATGCCAGGTTCCGGCAGATCACAATGCCCCACCATGGCACATCCCCTTTGCCTCATGATGAGCCACTGGATGTACCCGTGTCGATTGCGAGGCGGCCCGTCAAAGATCGGACCGTGGAATGGGATCGACCTCCACGGTGCAGGCCGGCGAGCGAGGAGGATGCACCGATCGTTGGG GCTAAGCAGCACAAAAATGCACTCTCTGGGATGAAGAGGAAACGGACTGCAGAAACTCCATCGTTGATTTGCAGCATCTGCGACGCAAAATGCTATCGTGAAACAGATTTACAGAATCACTTAAGaggcagaaggcaccaagagaacatagAAGCTCTGCAGGGAGAAGGCAAGGGAGCTGAAGCGAGGCTACATGAAAAAGAAGTGCCCCAGCTTGCAGACAAAAACCTGAAACCAATGCCAACATGGTTTTGCAGCATCTGCGATGCTAACTGTACATCTCAGTCTGACCTCAAGAATCACCTCCGAGGCAGAAGGCACCAACAGAACATAGAAGCTCTGCAAGGAGATGGCAAGGACCCTGAAGTGTCAAGATGGATGTGCAGCATCTGCAATGCTAACTGCACATCCCAATCTGACCTTGAGAGTCACCTCCGaggcagaaggcaccaagagaacatagAAGCTCTGCAAGGAGATGGCAAGGACCCTGAAGTGTCAGGATGGATGTGCGACATTTGCAATGCTAATTGCACATCTCAATCTGATTTCGAGAGTCACCTCCGaggcagaaggcaccaagagaagaTAGAAGCTCTGGAAGGAGATG gcagaaggcaccaagagaacatagAAGCTGATGACAAGGGAACTGAAGCGTCAAGATGGATGTGCGACATCTGCAATGCTAACTGCACATCTCAATCTGACCTCAAGAGTCACCTCCGaggcagaaggcaccaagagaacatagAAGCTCTGCAGGGAGATGGCAAGGGAACTGAAGTGTCAAGATGGATGTGCAACATCTGCAATGCTAACTGCCTGTCTCGATCTGATTTCGAGAGTCACCTCCGAGGAAGAAGGCACCAATCAAACTTGCAAGCCTGA
- the LOC119331802 gene encoding chorismate mutase 2, cytosolic-like, translating into MAAPSLHTYLLLFCNAIALLLVVVPPCAGLGLDTVRGFLTREEDTVVFSLIERAKHPLNLPAYDDRPSFGPAGRHGRRNGSFVELFVRESEQIQAKAGRYQSQQEVPFFQSRVPFTLAPPYNFTTDLHPGAASVNANDAIWGMYFSELLPLLANNGSEDGNYAVTAASDLACLQALSRRINYGRYVAEVKFRGDQQRYTDLIRSKDKDALMKLLTSEAQEDVVKRRVEKKAMVFGQDVTLDGPTETGDDASSQSSFKVAPSVVYELYDRWVIPLTKQVEVEYLLHRLD; encoded by the exons ATGGCCGCGCCCTCCCTTCACACGTATCTCCTCCTCTTCTGCAACGCGATCGCGCTGCTGCTCGTGGTCGTGCCCCCGTGCGCGGGGCTCGGGCTCGACACGGTGAGGGGCTTCCTCACCAGGGAGGAGGACACCGTCGTCTTCAGCCTCATCGAGCGGGCCAAGCACCCGCTGAACCTGCCGGCCTACGACGATCGCCCGTCCTTCGGCCCCgccggccgccatggccgccgcaacGGCTCCTTCGTCGAGCTCTTCGTCCGGGAGTCCGAGCAGATCCAGGCCAAG gcaggaaggtaccaaagccaGCAGGAGGTCCCTTTCTTCCAATCCAGAGTGCCCTTCACGCTGGCGCCTCCATACAACTTCACCACC GATCTGCATCCCGGAGCGGCGTCCGTGAACGCGAACGACGCCATATGGGGCATGTATTTCAGCGAGCTGCTCCCTCTGCTGGCCAACAATGGCAGCGAGGATGGCAACTACGCTGTGACCGCCGCATCGGATCTCGCGTGCCTGCAG GCGCTCTCGAGGAGGATCAACTACGGGAGGTACGTGGCAGAAGTGAAGTTCAGAGGAGACCAGCAAAGATACACAGATTTGATTCGTTCAAAG GACAAGGATGCTCTGATGAAACTGCTGACATCTGAAGCCCAAGAGGATGTGGTGAAGAGGAGGGTGGAGAAGAAGGCCATGGTGTTCGGCCAAGATGTGACCTTGGACGGACCAACTGAAACTGGTGACGACGCCAGCAGCCAATCCAGTTTCAAAGTCGCCCCTTCGGTGGTTTACGAGTTGTATGACCGATGGGTGATCCCCTTGACAAAACAAGTGGAGGTCGAGTACCTTCTCCATCGTctcgattga